The genomic interval TTGGAAATAACGATCTTTACTACCTTTTTCCATCGCTCCAACAGATCCCATTCCACGATAAACTTTAAATCGACGGCCTTGGAATATTTCTGTCTCTCCTGGACTTTCAGTTACACCCGCAAGCAGACTACCTAACATGACCACATGCCCACCAGAAGCCAAAGCTTTAACAATATCTCCTGAATATTTTATTCCACCATCTGCAATAATCGCGACATCGTGTTTTCTAGCTTCAGTGGCACAATCATAAATTGCAGTAATTTGTGGTACACCAACTCCAGCTACTACACGAGTTGTACAAATGGAACCTGGTCCTATTCCTACTTTAACTACATTTGCACCTGCTTCAATCAAGTCCTTTGTAGCCTCAGCTGTTGCAACATTTCCAGCAATAATATCTAATTCTGGATAAGTTTGACGAATCTTCTTAACTGTATCTAACACCCCGATTGAATGACCGTGGGCAGTATCAACAACAATGACATCAACACTTGCTTTCACTAATGCTTCCACACGAAGCATTGTATCAGCTGTAACACCGACAGCAGCCCCTACCAATAAACGCCCTTGTTTATCTTTTGCTGAATTAGGAAACTCAATAACCTTTTCAATGTCTTTGATCGTAATTAAACCTTTTAGTACTCCTAGATTATCTACAAGAGGTAATTTCTCAATTTTGTGATGCTGTAGTATATTCTCAGCTTCTTCTAATGTCGTCCCAACTGGAGCAGTTACCAGTTCTTCCTTTGTCATAACATCAGAAATTAACATAGAATAGTCTTGGATAAAACGTAAATCACGGTTTGTAATTATACCTACAAGTTTTTGCTCCTCGTTATTATTGACGATCGGAACACCTGAAATACGGTATTTCCCCATTAAATGTTCTGCATCATACACTTGATGTTCAGGAGTTAAAAAAAACGGGTCTGAAATAACACCACTTTCAGATCGTTTTACCTTATCAACTTGCTCAGCTTGTTGTTCAATTGACATATTCTTATGAATAATACCCATTCCACCTTGGCGCGCCATAGCAATTGCCATTTCGGCTTCTGTAACTGTATCCATTCCTGCACTAATCACTGGCACGTTCAACGTTATTTTTTTTGTAAGCTGAACTTGTAAGTTTACTTCTCTAGGTAACACTTCTGATCTAGCTGGAACTAATAATACATCATCAAACGTTAAACCTTCTTTAACAAATTTTGATTCCCACAACATCAAGTCCCCCTTTTAATAGAAAAAAATATTATTAGTAGAGTATCAACTGGATAAACTACTGTCAAGGAAGTAAAGATAAGTTAGAATTTTCAAATATATACTTATGTAATGGAGGAAGACAATTGATAAGTAGTAAAGACGTATGGCAATCATTTTCTTCATTTTTTTCTGCAGTAACGGTCAGAGATTTTTTAAATCAAAGTTATACTAAATTAAAGGTGATTGAAAATGAAAAAAGGAGCTACGAGAATTGTTACCCATTCATTTACTATATAGAACATGGGAAAAACTATTATCAACTTGCTTCTCAAGCACCATTCTCTATACAACCGGTTTTGTTATTTTACGGGATGGTACAGTTACTTAAAGCATGTTTATTAACAGTTGACCCACAATATCCTGAAACCACTTCGGTATTAGCTCATGGTGTATCAACACGAAAAAGAAAAAAACAAAGCTATGAGTTTTTATTTGATGAAGTAAAAGTTCAAAAAAATGGGTTGTTTTCTTGTTTTTCCGACAAAATGTTTCACATGAAACATCTTGAGGGAGAGAAGTTTTCAATGATTTCATTATTAAAAGAAGTCCCTGAGTTATATGATCTTTTTGAAATGACCAACAACAAGCTGAATAGCTGTACAGTTGCTCACAAATCAGACCAGCACTTAACATTCCCAAAAGACATTTTAGACGTGTTGCATATGACTTATAATCGCTTTACAGAACATATTAATCATACTATCCCATATAAACTACATATTGATAAACAATA from Cytobacillus sp. IB215665 carries:
- the guaB gene encoding IMP dehydrogenase — translated: MWESKFVKEGLTFDDVLLVPARSEVLPREVNLQVQLTKKITLNVPVISAGMDTVTEAEMAIAMARQGGMGIIHKNMSIEQQAEQVDKVKRSESGVISDPFFLTPEHQVYDAEHLMGKYRISGVPIVNNNEEQKLVGIITNRDLRFIQDYSMLISDVMTKEELVTAPVGTTLEEAENILQHHKIEKLPLVDNLGVLKGLITIKDIEKVIEFPNSAKDKQGRLLVGAAVGVTADTMLRVEALVKASVDVIVVDTAHGHSIGVLDTVKKIRQTYPELDIIAGNVATAEATKDLIEAGANVVKVGIGPGSICTTRVVAGVGVPQITAIYDCATEARKHDVAIIADGGIKYSGDIVKALASGGHVVMLGSLLAGVTESPGETEIFQGRRFKVYRGMGSVGAMEKGSKDRYFQEDNKKFVPEGIEGRLPYKGPLADTVYQLIGGIRSGMGYCGAQNLEALREKSQFIRMTGAGLRESHPHDVQITKESPNYSTS
- a CDS encoding YaaC family protein, producing MISSKDVWQSFSSFFSAVTVRDFLNQSYTKLKVIENEKRSYENCYPFIYYIEHGKNYYQLASQAPFSIQPVLLFYGMVQLLKACLLTVDPQYPETTSVLAHGVSTRKRKKQSYEFLFDEVKVQKNGLFSCFSDKMFHMKHLEGEKFSMISLLKEVPELYDLFEMTNNKLNSCTVAHKSDQHLTFPKDILDVLHMTYNRFTEHINHTIPYKLHIDKQYQNQDTITFTMDDSESLHPLTCMPLKYHMTNETYYFVINRERPNNISEIMVHYLLLYNLSMICRYETEWWNELLHSYASNDFPFIQRFLSITTTKAPFLLLQFLLKNTYK